A portion of the Adhaeribacter radiodurans genome contains these proteins:
- a CDS encoding response regulator → MSDNKRSIVILIADDDAEDRMLLKEAMEENRLKNTIQFVENGEELMDYLRNKGKYADKEKYSCPGLILLDLNMPKKDGREALKEIKEDAHLRLIPVVVLTTSKAEEDILNTYDLGVSSFITKPVTFSSLVDTMKKLTEYWFDIVELPKVK, encoded by the coding sequence ATGAGCGACAATAAAAGAAGCATAGTTATTTTAATTGCCGACGATGATGCCGAAGACCGGATGCTACTAAAAGAAGCAATGGAGGAAAACCGGTTAAAAAACACCATTCAGTTCGTAGAAAACGGCGAAGAATTAATGGACTACCTGCGTAACAAAGGAAAATATGCCGACAAAGAAAAATACTCTTGTCCGGGGCTGATTCTGCTGGATTTAAATATGCCGAAAAAAGACGGCCGGGAAGCCCTGAAGGAAATTAAAGAAGATGCCCACCTGCGCCTGATTCCGGTAGTAGTTTTAACCACTTCCAAAGCCGAAGAAGATATTCTGAATACCTACGATTTAGGCGTAAGCTCCTTTATTACCAAGCCCGTAACTTTTAGCTCCTTGGTAGATACCATGAAAAAGCTCACGGAATATTGGTTTGATATTGTAGAGTTACCGAAGGTAAAATAG